A region of Granulicella aggregans DNA encodes the following proteins:
- a CDS encoding acyltransferase family protein has translation MTPSSSYKLTESSPAQSIGTPRPIGSRLTSLDVLRGLTVAFMILVNTAGDGAVSYPQLRHSAWNGYTLTDLVFPGFLFIMGVSMALSFQGRLAKGTPPGRIALQVLKRSAMMISFGLLLNALPELHLSTLRYMGVLQRIGLCYLICGLPLLYLRNWMIVALTFAATIGYWLLMTQVAVPGFGLPGIDIPFLDPQGNLASFLDRLLIPQGHFYHRGFYDPEGVLSTLSATATVLLGSLTGMWIRRTDLPATRRLFSLALAAAGMIGLGLIWDHSFPINKRLWTSSYVLFAAGISMLLLATLIWMIDERGWLKKGLTPWLVFGTNALTAYVFSELLAIAIENIPMAGAGTLQRYLYLCLPLWLGSAPLRSLIWSILFVGICFLPVWFLYRRRIFIKL, from the coding sequence GTGACCCCCTCAAGTTCGTATAAACTTACGGAGAGTTCGCCCGCTCAATCCATAGGCACTCCGAGGCCGATCGGCTCCCGCCTGACGTCGCTCGACGTGCTGCGTGGCCTAACCGTAGCCTTCATGATCCTCGTCAACACTGCGGGAGACGGAGCGGTCTCGTATCCTCAGCTTCGGCACTCCGCATGGAACGGCTACACGCTGACTGATCTAGTCTTCCCTGGCTTCCTCTTCATCATGGGCGTCTCCATGGCGCTGTCCTTCCAGGGCCGGTTGGCAAAGGGCACGCCCCCGGGAAGAATTGCCCTTCAGGTGCTGAAACGCTCAGCGATGATGATCAGCTTCGGTCTGCTCTTGAACGCGCTTCCGGAGCTTCACCTGAGCACGCTGCGCTACATGGGAGTTCTCCAGCGGATTGGACTCTGCTATCTGATCTGCGGCTTGCCGCTTCTGTATCTCCGGAACTGGATGATCGTGGCACTCACGTTTGCCGCCACAATCGGATACTGGCTCCTGATGACCCAGGTGGCCGTGCCAGGCTTTGGACTCCCAGGGATTGATATTCCGTTCCTCGACCCGCAAGGTAATCTGGCAAGCTTCCTTGACCGGCTACTGATTCCGCAGGGCCACTTCTATCATCGGGGTTTCTACGATCCAGAGGGAGTGCTCAGCACCCTCTCAGCGACCGCGACCGTCCTGTTGGGCTCACTTACTGGGATGTGGATACGGCGAACGGATCTCCCGGCGACGCGGCGGTTGTTCTCGCTAGCGCTTGCGGCTGCGGGAATGATCGGGCTTGGCCTAATTTGGGACCACAGCTTCCCAATCAATAAACGTCTCTGGACAAGTTCCTACGTGTTGTTTGCAGCAGGGATCTCGATGCTCCTGCTGGCGACCCTCATCTGGATGATCGACGAGCGGGGGTGGCTGAAGAAGGGTCTGACACCCTGGCTGGTCTTCGGAACGAATGCCCTTACTGCCTACGTATTCTCGGAGCTTCTGGCGATCGCTATTGAAAACATCCCCATGGCGGGGGCCGGAACGCTGCAACGCTATCTCTATCTGTGCCTTCCGTTGTGGCTTGGATCAGCACCCCTACGTTCGTTGATCTGGTCGATCCTGTTTGTTGGAATCTGTTTCCTGCCGGTCTGGTTCTTGTATCGTCGCAGGATCTTTATCAAGTTGTAG
- a CDS encoding DoxX family protein, whose protein sequence is MTAMLRIYSRFSTAASYLQSPMLLAVRLYWGWQFVQTGWGKLHSIEKITAFFTTLNIPFAAFNAHFVSGLEFVGGILLIFGLGTRLVALLLATNMLVAYWTADHDALVSIFSDPGKFYVADPYTFLFASVMVLIFGAGLFSVDALLAKRVEGLDA, encoded by the coding sequence ATGACAGCCATGCTCCGCATCTATAGCCGCTTTTCGACGGCCGCTTCCTATCTTCAGTCACCCATGCTCCTCGCGGTTAGACTCTACTGGGGTTGGCAGTTCGTGCAGACCGGTTGGGGAAAGCTGCACAGCATCGAAAAGATAACGGCTTTCTTCACCACTCTCAATATCCCCTTCGCTGCCTTCAACGCTCACTTTGTGTCCGGCCTGGAGTTCGTCGGCGGCATCCTCCTGATCTTCGGCCTTGGTACCCGGCTCGTGGCGCTTCTGCTCGCTACAAATATGCTGGTCGCTTACTGGACCGCCGATCACGACGCGCTGGTCTCCATCTTCTCCGATCCGGGCAAGTTCTATGTGGCGGATCCCTACACGTTCCTCTTTGCGTCCGTAATGGTTCTCATCTTCGGCGCCGGCCTCTTCTCCGTCGATGCGTTATTAGCGAAACGGGTCGAAGGGCTCGACGCATAA
- a CDS encoding MBG domain-containing protein: MKTSRYRAVGASNPALTDTVSGFIDGDTASAVSGTAALTTTATTASPEGKYPITFSSEVLAAANYSFNYVTGILTVTPASCETFNYSSGFIASGLSLNGGATIAGNALELTDGRLFEARSAFFSTALPTVGFTTDFTFQINDPVADGMAFVIQSNSSQERRS; the protein is encoded by the coding sequence TTGAAGACCTCCCGGTACAGAGCGGTCGGCGCTTCCAATCCTGCGCTCACCGATACAGTATCTGGATTCATCGATGGCGACACCGCTTCCGCGGTCAGCGGCACAGCCGCCCTGACGACAACCGCCACCACAGCATCGCCAGAGGGAAAGTATCCAATTACCTTCTCTAGCGAAGTCCTGGCAGCGGCCAACTACAGTTTCAACTATGTGACCGGCATCCTCACGGTCACTCCAGCATCTTGCGAGACCTTCAACTATTCGAGCGGGTTCATAGCATCGGGGCTGTCGCTGAATGGCGGAGCCACGATAGCCGGTAACGCTCTCGAACTCACTGACGGAAGGCTCTTCGAAGCGCGCAGCGCATTCTTCTCGACGGCCCTGCCAACCGTCGGCTTCACCACGGACTTCACCTTCCAGATAAACGACCCAGTGGCTGATGGAATGGCCTTTGTCATCCAGTCCAATAGTTCCCAGGAACGTCGGTCATGA
- a CDS encoding gluzincin family metallopeptidase: protein MGPRLRHAVFVFVSVLGSSALSQENADARKSAATYTIQTGGAALQIDFAAGELDLPQSAVVNRIQRAALAVAAYYGRFPLRRARILVIPTADEGGDGVLQGTTWGGRSGWPGFTRIRIGRHTTRDELAADWIITHELVHMALSSLPDDEHWLEEGIATYVEPIARAQTGELTAERVWGDMVAGMPNGEPAANDRGMDNTHTWGRTYWGGAIFCLVADIEIRKQTKNRKGLQDALRGIVASGGTIDTERPVKELLRVGDEATETHVLEEMYAEWSQKPVKVDLDQLWSELGINRTKEGIRLDLTSPLSRIRVMLTTLRATVVPPLAKSGAAVSDSASRL from the coding sequence ATGGGACCCAGGCTGCGGCATGCTGTCTTCGTATTCGTCTCGGTTCTTGGTTCCAGCGCCTTGAGTCAGGAGAACGCAGACGCCCGCAAATCGGCGGCGACTTACACGATCCAGACCGGCGGAGCTGCGCTGCAGATCGACTTTGCGGCAGGCGAGCTCGACTTACCACAGAGCGCGGTTGTCAACCGCATCCAGAGGGCGGCGCTTGCTGTTGCGGCGTACTATGGGCGCTTCCCTCTTCGCCGAGCGCGAATCCTTGTCATCCCAACGGCAGACGAAGGTGGCGACGGCGTGCTGCAAGGAACGACATGGGGCGGAAGATCCGGCTGGCCAGGCTTCACACGGATACGTATCGGGCGGCACACGACCAGGGACGAGTTGGCGGCGGATTGGATCATCACCCATGAACTCGTGCACATGGCGCTCTCTTCACTGCCGGATGACGAGCACTGGCTGGAGGAAGGAATCGCGACCTATGTCGAACCGATCGCTCGGGCGCAGACTGGCGAGTTGACTGCTGAACGGGTGTGGGGCGACATGGTAGCCGGGATGCCTAACGGAGAGCCAGCCGCGAACGACCGCGGAATGGACAACACTCATACCTGGGGAAGGACCTACTGGGGCGGAGCGATCTTCTGTTTGGTGGCCGACATCGAGATTCGCAAGCAGACGAAGAACCGGAAGGGTTTGCAGGATGCACTGCGAGGCATCGTTGCGTCGGGCGGAACAATCGACACGGAACGGCCTGTAAAGGAGCTGCTCCGCGTGGGGGACGAAGCGACGGAGACTCACGTGCTTGAGGAGATGTATGCGGAGTGGAGTCAGAAGCCGGTTAAGGTGGACCTCGACCAGCTCTGGAGTGAACTGGGGATTAATCGCACAAAGGAAGGCATTCGTTTAGATCTGACTTCTCCTTTGTCGCGTATCAGAGTAATGTTGACGACACTGCGTGCGACTGTCGTTCCGCCTTTGGCTAAAAGTGGGGCCGCGGTCTCCGATAGTGCATCTCGGCTCTGA
- the bufB gene encoding MNIO family bufferin maturase gives MPANRFNGFTDYGVGIGLRVPHYDHIFAEKPVVDWFEIISENYMVDGGRPLKVLDQILEQYRVIQHGVSMYFGSAQPLDREHLKRLKELTKRTKTPWLSDHLCWGSVDGRYTHDLLPLPYTFEAVRTTAARIREVQDFLEIPIAVENVSSYAEFHESEMTEWEFLNEVVHAADCGILLDVNNIYVSSQNHGFDPLEYVNAVSADRVAQIHIAGHSKFEKYTLDTHDHPVLDPVWAMYARAIERVGVTATLLEWDDNIPSFDEVHGEALKANRYLQDAEGSAFPATALEHEEARV, from the coding sequence ATGCCGGCCAATCGTTTCAATGGATTTACTGATTATGGCGTGGGGATTGGCCTGCGCGTTCCGCACTACGATCACATCTTTGCCGAAAAGCCGGTCGTCGACTGGTTCGAGATTATCTCGGAAAACTACATGGTGGATGGAGGGCGCCCGCTCAAGGTGCTCGACCAGATACTTGAGCAATACCGCGTCATACAGCATGGCGTTTCGATGTACTTTGGATCGGCGCAGCCGCTCGACCGCGAGCACTTGAAGCGCTTGAAAGAGCTTACGAAACGCACGAAAACGCCATGGCTCTCCGACCATCTTTGCTGGGGGAGCGTCGATGGGCGTTACACGCACGATCTTCTCCCGCTGCCGTACACGTTCGAAGCCGTGCGCACCACAGCCGCGCGTATCCGGGAGGTACAGGACTTCCTTGAGATTCCCATTGCGGTCGAAAATGTAAGCAGCTATGCCGAGTTCCATGAGTCCGAGATGACTGAGTGGGAGTTCCTCAACGAGGTTGTCCACGCCGCGGACTGCGGCATCCTGCTGGACGTCAATAACATCTATGTCTCCTCGCAGAATCACGGCTTCGATCCGCTGGAATATGTAAACGCCGTCTCCGCCGATCGCGTCGCGCAGATACACATCGCAGGCCACTCAAAGTTCGAGAAGTACACGCTCGACACGCATGACCACCCAGTGCTGGACCCAGTGTGGGCGATGTATGCGAGAGCCATCGAGCGTGTCGGCGTCACAGCAACGCTGCTCGAATGGGACGACAATATTCCTTCGTTCGATGAGGTTCACGGCGAGGCGCTGAAGGCGAATCGCTACCTGCAGGACGCAGAGGGATCTGCCTTCCCAGCCACAGCGCTCGAGCATGAAGAGGCGCGGGTATGA
- a CDS encoding HvfC/BufC N-terminal domain-containing protein, with product MNLLELQRRMSDDVRRPLTASFSMQQEDQDGRLLSEIAATYIKPNTMLSSFERLEIYNRQYWFRVIGAVSEDFPALAAVLGPKRFDALVLAYLKENPSTSFSLRNLGANLPFWLEGHPEFSPKRHALMVDIARLEWAYVESFDRAAVVPLAESDFAGLSGDSRLSLQPHLQLLDLRYPVDELVLAVHKATPESDIMSNAVVERETTQRIHLPAIRRSKIYLAVHRYDYSIYYRRIDREAYLLLSALQRRQTLSSAIEAAFADSKGTPEEQAAKVQEYFAHAAELGWFCHQPLDFIGVQ from the coding sequence ATGAACTTGCTCGAACTTCAGCGACGGATGTCGGACGATGTCCGCCGCCCCCTGACGGCCAGCTTTAGCATGCAGCAGGAAGACCAGGATGGGCGTCTGCTGAGTGAGATCGCGGCCACCTATATCAAGCCGAACACAATGCTCTCTTCCTTTGAGCGTCTGGAGATCTATAACCGGCAGTACTGGTTCCGCGTCATCGGTGCCGTGTCGGAAGACTTTCCCGCGCTTGCCGCAGTGCTCGGCCCAAAGCGCTTCGATGCGCTTGTCCTCGCCTACCTCAAAGAGAATCCTTCGACCTCCTTCAGCCTGCGCAACCTTGGCGCAAATCTTCCGTTCTGGCTTGAAGGTCATCCGGAGTTCTCACCGAAGCGCCACGCGCTTATGGTCGATATCGCCCGGCTCGAATGGGCCTATGTGGAAAGCTTTGACCGCGCTGCCGTCGTTCCACTCGCTGAATCCGACTTCGCCGGTCTTAGCGGTGATTCCCGCCTCTCTTTGCAACCGCATCTGCAGTTGCTGGACCTGCGTTATCCAGTCGATGAACTCGTCCTCGCCGTCCACAAGGCGACGCCGGAGTCGGACATCATGAGCAACGCTGTTGTGGAGCGTGAAACAACGCAGCGCATACACCTCCCGGCAATACGCCGGTCAAAGATCTACCTGGCCGTACATCGCTACGACTACTCCATCTACTATCGGCGTATTGATCGTGAGGCTTACCTCCTGCTCTCCGCGTTGCAGCGCCGGCAGACACTGAGCAGCGCGATCGAAGCTGCATTCGCTGACAGCAAAGGGACACCCGAAGAGCAGGCCGCCAAGGTCCAGGAGTACTTCGCGCACGCCGCTGAGCTTGGATGGTTTTGCCACCAGCCACTGGATTTCATTGGTGTCCAGTGA
- a CDS encoding glycoside hydrolase family 5 protein has product MKRSTDTQPRRDFLKLAGLPSAAALTGKVAPAAAQEPNTPASAESYHVDTAMEFLHVSGPHIVDTKGNKFRLRGTCAGGWMNMEDFINGHPGAEHTLRSQMAEVLGAAKAQFFFDRLLDHFFNEDDVLFLRKAGANVVRIPLNYRHFEDDATPFKYKEAGFQRLDHLLARCEKHGLYVILDLHSAQGWQNVHWHSDNASRISLFWTNPHYQDRYIALWQEFSHRYKSRSVVAGYDLLNEPCSNNEWGDYPWNIYANYKPAYDRMNSLYRRVVDAIRKIDTKHILFLEGDSYAKLFAGLDKPHDDNIAYTSHNYTVPGFGPGQYPGTIHPRSASANNAGEHWDLPKQERAFLEAEGTLFTRQHNVPLWVGEFGSVFNGPPDEAPDRLRALDDQIGIFEQHNAHWTTWNYKDVGVMGMLTLDPASPYMQRISDLVRKKTALGTDDWMSWLPSTPVKDATGQLADQILQVVADPGLDSRLNIRCVKQTMLCFYTGSLMQPLYASLFKGMSENDLDHTLASFSAKQCLPNQGLVDVLSKYMMKPA; this is encoded by the coding sequence TTGAAGAGATCTACCGACACACAGCCACGCCGCGACTTCCTCAAGCTGGCTGGCTTACCCAGTGCAGCAGCTCTCACCGGCAAAGTAGCCCCTGCCGCCGCTCAAGAACCCAACACCCCGGCATCAGCCGAAAGCTATCACGTGGACACCGCCATGGAGTTCCTCCACGTTAGTGGTCCTCACATCGTCGATACCAAAGGCAACAAGTTCCGCCTTCGCGGCACCTGCGCCGGCGGATGGATGAACATGGAAGACTTCATTAATGGTCACCCCGGTGCTGAACATACTCTTCGCTCGCAGATGGCGGAGGTCCTCGGCGCCGCCAAGGCACAGTTCTTCTTCGATCGCCTCCTCGACCACTTCTTCAATGAAGACGACGTCCTCTTCCTTCGCAAAGCCGGCGCCAACGTCGTCCGCATCCCCCTGAACTACCGCCATTTCGAGGACGACGCCACTCCCTTCAAATACAAGGAGGCCGGCTTTCAGCGCCTCGACCACCTCCTGGCTCGGTGCGAGAAACATGGCCTCTACGTCATCCTCGACCTGCACTCCGCCCAGGGTTGGCAGAACGTTCACTGGCACTCCGACAACGCATCCCGCATCAGCCTCTTCTGGACCAATCCTCACTACCAGGATCGCTACATTGCCCTCTGGCAGGAGTTCTCACACCGCTATAAGAGCCGCTCCGTTGTAGCCGGCTACGATCTCCTCAACGAGCCCTGCTCCAACAACGAATGGGGCGATTACCCCTGGAACATCTACGCCAACTACAAGCCCGCCTACGACCGCATGAACTCCCTCTACCGCCGCGTCGTTGACGCCATCCGCAAGATCGACACAAAGCATATCCTCTTTCTTGAAGGCGATAGCTATGCCAAACTCTTCGCAGGCCTTGATAAGCCCCACGACGACAACATCGCCTACACATCGCACAACTACACTGTCCCTGGCTTCGGACCCGGCCAGTACCCCGGTACGATTCATCCTCGCTCCGCCTCCGCCAATAACGCCGGCGAACACTGGGACCTCCCCAAACAGGAGCGGGCCTTCCTCGAAGCCGAAGGCACCCTCTTCACCCGGCAGCACAACGTTCCCCTCTGGGTCGGCGAGTTTGGCTCCGTCTTCAACGGCCCGCCCGACGAAGCCCCAGACCGCCTCCGCGCCCTTGACGACCAGATCGGCATCTTCGAACAACACAATGCACACTGGACCACATGGAACTACAAAGACGTTGGCGTGATGGGTATGCTCACCCTCGACCCTGCCTCGCCCTACATGCAGCGCATAAGCGACCTTGTGCGTAAGAAAACCGCACTCGGTACCGACGACTGGATGTCGTGGCTCCCCTCAACCCCGGTCAAGGACGCCACCGGGCAGCTCGCCGACCAGATCCTCCAGGTCGTCGCCGACCCAGGGCTCGACTCCCGCCTCAACATCCGTTGCGTCAAGCAGACCATGCTCTGCTTCTACACCGGATCGCTGATGCAGCCGCTCTACGCAAGCCTGTTCAAAGGAATGTCCGAGAACGACCTAGACCATACCCTCGCCTCCTTCTCCGCCAAACAATGCCTTCCCAACCAGGGCCTCGTTGACGTCCTAAGCAAGTACATGATGAAACCCGCCTGA